GTTTTTGCAAGGCGCTGCAACAGGGCGCGTATAGCACTGCCTACGAGCTGCTCAGCCTGGACTTCCAAACCCATTTTGGTGGCCTGCGCCAGTTTGTCAACGTTGTTGATCCTGTGGTCAAGAGCAATGGGGGGATCAAAAGTTGCACGGTGGGGGCGACTCAGAAGAAAGGTGATCGCTTCATTGTGACTGGGATCATTACTTATGCCAATGGGAAAACAGAGACCGATCATGATGAGCTGGTGCTAGAAGCCGATATCTGGCGCCTCAATGCGCTGACCTGAGCGCCTTGGCTCCTCTGGCTGCGAGGCTGTGCTGCGTCCGCCCTCCCGCTCTCCTTGAAGAAAAATGCACGCTTGCTGCGTTTTTTGGAAAGGGTGAGTTGGACTGGCCTGGGCCAGGCAAGACGGAAGGTTCTCGTCAGCCTGTAGCGACGAAGAATGGGTTGCCAGTACACTACGAGTCGATAGTTTGGCTCTGCCAGTGCTCCGGCTACTTTCTTGTGTGATGTGAGCGAGCGAGCGAAGCTAGCAAAGGAAAAGAGTGGTTGGCCGTGAGAGAGGCAATCACGGGCTAGCTCAGAGCAAGTTCGTAGATGTCAGATCGAAGCTGCACCGGCTCTGCTTGCGTGGTAGTCAATGAATGGTAACGTTGCAAGACAGGAAGGTCCGGGTTCAGTGCGACCAGGGGTTCTAAGCAGGTGAATGGAATGGTCCTAAGCAGGCAAGCAGGAAGGAAGTAGACACCGATAAGGAAAAAGGAGTTTTCTTGTGGAAGCGAGCTTGAACGGCCCTCAAGGACGTGTTGCCCTGGGGCCGGGCGTGACGACTGTGGGGCGTGCGCCCGATAATCAGATTCGTTTGAACGATCAGCAGGTTTCGTCACACCACGCGGAATTTCGGGCTGAGGATGGAGGGTACAGCCTGGTTGACCGAGGCAGTACCAATGGCACCTTTGTGAATGATCAGCGTCTGACCAGTCAGGTTCCCCGGCGTCTTAACTCAGGTGATCGCATTCGTTTTGGAGAGACAATCTTTACCTATGAGATCGCTGGGGGTGGAGACCAGGCAGAAGAACGCACAGTAGTGGCTGGCTCACCTGATCAGTTCTTGCCTTCTTCGGGAGCGCCCTCCTATCCTCCGTCAGCATATCAGTCGTCCCCTGCTGCTGCCTCGCCCATGCAGGGCCAGGGGTATAGCCAGCAGGGAGGGTGGCCAGCTCAGCCCTATGGAGCGCCCCCTAATCAAGGCTATGGTCAGCAGCCACCGGCAGGCCCGCCGGGCTACCCCGTACAGCCGGCACCCTATGGTCCTCCTCCCCAGGGGGCGCCATCCTTCCCCGGTCAGGCCCCAGGCTATCCGCAGTTCCCACCGCAGCCGCAACCACCGGTGCGGCGCGGCGGACGCGCAGGTTGCCTGATCGCCAGTCTCCTGGTGTTGGTGCTTTTGTTGCTTGTTTTAGTTGTAGTACTCTTTAATCCTCTCAACTTTCCTGGCCCTCTCGGATTGCTTGCTTCCTCTCCTCAGAAGACGTTTGACACCTTCTGCAGTGCTCTGAAGAATGGTGACTATCACACAGCCTACGGTCAATTCTCATCTAACCTCCAGGCGAGTGAAAGTGAGCAGCAGTTTACGAGGGCCTTTCAGACAATTACGACGGTGGTGGGGCCGGTGACCACCTGTTCGGCCACTGATTTCCAGCAAAATGGGGACCATGCCACTGCGCAGGTAACGCTGGGTTTCCAACGAAGTTCGCGCGCGGCGACGGGCACAGTAAACTTTGTGCGTGAGAATGGAACGTGGAAGATCGATCGGGCGCCGCAGACGAACAGCAATCAGGTACAGACCTGATTGAGGCCGAGGCTGGGCACCAGACAGGCTGGGATCTCTCTTGGGGGGGACCCCAGCCTGATTTTATTATGGTCGGCGATGGGAGGCTCCTGGAATGATGTCATGTTATGATGCGGATGAGGGGGGTGACATAGGCAGCTTCAGGCCCCACTGGCGAGCGCAGTCTAGAGCCTCCTCGTAGCCAGCGTCGACGTGGCGAACGACGCCGATGCCAGGGTCATTCGTCAGCACCCGTTCCAGGCGGCGGGCCGCTTCGGGGGTACCGTCGGCGACGATCACCTGGCCGGCGTGGAGTGAGTAGCCAATGCCAACGCCGCCGCCGTGGTGGAAAGAGACCCAGGTAGCGCCCGAGGCCGTATTGAGGAGGGCATTGAGAATGGGCCAGTCAGCGATAGCATCGCTGCCGTCTTTCATGCCTTCGGTCTCGCGATAGGGAGACGCGACTGATCCGCTGTCAAGATGGTCACGTCCGATGACGATAGGGGCCTTGATCAGGCCGCGTGCGACCAGCTCATTGAAGGCCAGGCCAGCTTTGGCGCGTTCGCCGTAGCCGAGCCAGCAGATGCGGGCGGGCAGGCCCTGGAAGCGGATTTTCTCGCGGGCGAGGGTGAGCCAGCGGCGCAAAGCCTGGTCTTCGGGAAAGAGTTCTAGAATGGCTTCATCGGTGCGATAGATATCCTCGGGGTCGCCGGAGAGGGCCACCCAGCGGAAAGGTCCCTTGCCCCGGCAGAAGAGAGGTCGAATGAAAGCAGAGACGAAGCCGGGAAAGTCCATAGCATGTGGCTCGCCTGCTGCCAGGGCCTGGCCGCGCAGGTTGTTGCCGTAGTCGAAGACAATGGCCCCGCGTCGTTGCATTTCAAGCATGGCGCGCACCTGGCTGACGAGCGATTGGCGGGCGCGCTCAATATATGCCTGGGGATCGCGCTGACGCAGGTCATGGGCTTCGTCCACTGAGAGGCCAGCGGGGATGTAGCCATTCAGGAGGTCATGGGCGGCGGTCTGGTCGGTGACCAGGTCGGGAATGATGTTGCGGCGGACCAGCTCGCTGTAGACCTCAGCGGCGTTGCCGATGAGACCGATTGAGAGCGGCTGGCCATTGCTGCAGGCTTCGCGAATCTGGGCCAGGGCCTCATCAAGGGTGCTGGCCATCTCATCACAGTAACCGGTTTGGAGGCGCCGCTGAATGCGCTGCGGATCAACCTCGACGGCCAGGCAGACGCCTTCATTCATGGTGATGGCCAGCGGCTGGGCGCCGCCCATGCCTCCGAGGCCGGCTGTGAGTACGAATTTCCTTTTGAGGGTGCCTCCGAAATGCTGACGTGCGGCCTCGGCGAAGGTCTCGTAGGTGCCCTGGACGATGCCCTGAGAACCGATATAGATCCAGGAGCCGGCGGTCATCTGGCCGTACATGGTTAGTCCCAGGGCTTCGAGGCGGCGAAATTCGTCCCAGGTGGCCCAGTGGGGGACGAGATTGGCGTTAGCGATGAGGACGCGCGGCGCGTCGCGCTGGGTGCGGAAGATGCCGACGGGCTTGCCTGACTGGACAAGGAGGGTTTCGTCATCTTCCAGCTCTTTGAGGGCGCGGACAATGGCATCGAAGGCTTCCCAAGAGCGGGCGGCGCGTCCCGAGCCTCCGTAGACGACCAGGTCGTCGGGCCGCTCAGCTACCTCGGGATCGAGGTTATTCATGAGCATGCGCATGGCTGCCTCTTGCTGCCAGCCTTTGCAGGAGAGCTGCGTGCCTCGCGGGGCGCGGACGGTGCGCGGTCCACTGGTGCCTGGCTGCCTTGCCGGGCCTGAATGCTCGTGCTGCGACATGCTGTACTTCTTCCTTTCCAGGTTGGGTTGATCAGTTGCTGTCGGTGTTGAGTTAGGGCAGGGTTGTCTGCTGCTTGTGGGCGGATTGTTGCCTGCTTATGTTATACAATCTCCCTCTGGCCGGTGGAAGGTGGGAGAGTGCCGGGGATGCCCTGCCGCCTGACGAGGGGGGCCTGGGCCAGGGAGGGAGCAGGCCCCCAGTGGGGCAGTGGACGGTGGTGCTGAGGGCCTGCGGGATAGGGCGGCAGGAAGAGGGGTGCAGCCCTTGGCGTTAGTTAGCTAGAGAAGGGTTGGGTTGGCCATCGAGGAGCCAGTGGACATCACGGGGAATAGTCTGGGTGTGATAGAAGTGCTGGAGGATGCGCCAGGCGAGCGGCTGCTGGACGGCCGTGCGTGCGGGGGAGCTGGTAGGGGGCTGGCTGCAGACTTCGATGTCGGGGCCAGCGAGAGAGGGATCGAAGGCGAGGAGGGAGGTGACAGGGAAGTGCTGGTTGTGGGGGAAGAAGAAGACGGCGTAGCGTTGCTGGAAGCCGCCGAGGACGGCGAGGGTGCCGCGGTCAGGGAGGGTGAGGAAGACGTGGGTGACGATTTGGCCGTCAAGGAAGCTCAGCGTGGTTAGCAGGGTGTGCCAGTTTGGTGCGAGGGAGAGGTCGGAGGTATCAGGAGACAGCTCGAGCAGGGTGGGGGTGTGAGCGAGGTCAGGTCGTGGGGAGGGGGGCACAGGCAGGGTGTGAGGGGGAGGGTCGGTTTCGAGTGTCCAGCCTAAGTCTGGCTGGTGGGGCAGGGAGCGGTAGAGCTCGCCGTGCACGAGGAAGTGGCGGGCGATGGGGACAAGGAGGGGCCAGGACAAAGTGGCGTAGGCAGGGGAGAGGAGGGGGGGCTGCAGGCAAAGGGGCAGGTCCGGGCCGGTCTGGTGGAGGTGTATAGCCTGCAGGGAGCGGGTAGGGATGAGGGGGGCCGGAGCGGGCCTGGTGGGGCTGGGGTCGAAGAGGACGAGGTAGCGC
This sequence is a window from Thermogemmatispora onikobensis. Protein-coding genes within it:
- a CDS encoding Rv0361 family membrane protein, producing the protein MEASLNGPQGRVALGPGVTTVGRAPDNQIRLNDQQVSSHHAEFRAEDGGYSLVDRGSTNGTFVNDQRLTSQVPRRLNSGDRIRFGETIFTYEIAGGGDQAEERTVVAGSPDQFLPSSGAPSYPPSAYQSSPAAASPMQGQGYSQQGGWPAQPYGAPPNQGYGQQPPAGPPGYPVQPAPYGPPPQGAPSFPGQAPGYPQFPPQPQPPVRRGGRAGCLIASLLVLVLLLLVLVVVLFNPLNFPGPLGLLASSPQKTFDTFCSALKNGDYHTAYGQFSSNLQASESEQQFTRAFQTITTVVGPVTTCSATDFQQNGDHATAQVTLGFQRSSRAATGTVNFVRENGTWKIDRAPQTNSNQVQT
- the hutU gene encoding urocanate hydratase, which codes for MSQHEHSGPARQPGTSGPRTVRAPRGTQLSCKGWQQEAAMRMLMNNLDPEVAERPDDLVVYGGSGRAARSWEAFDAIVRALKELEDDETLLVQSGKPVGIFRTQRDAPRVLIANANLVPHWATWDEFRRLEALGLTMYGQMTAGSWIYIGSQGIVQGTYETFAEAARQHFGGTLKRKFVLTAGLGGMGGAQPLAITMNEGVCLAVEVDPQRIQRRLQTGYCDEMASTLDEALAQIREACSNGQPLSIGLIGNAAEVYSELVRRNIIPDLVTDQTAAHDLLNGYIPAGLSVDEAHDLRQRDPQAYIERARQSLVSQVRAMLEMQRRGAIVFDYGNNLRGQALAAGEPHAMDFPGFVSAFIRPLFCRGKGPFRWVALSGDPEDIYRTDEAILELFPEDQALRRWLTLAREKIRFQGLPARICWLGYGERAKAGLAFNELVARGLIKAPIVIGRDHLDSGSVASPYRETEGMKDGSDAIADWPILNALLNTASGATWVSFHHGGGVGIGYSLHAGQVIVADGTPEAARRLERVLTNDPGIGVVRHVDAGYEEALDCARQWGLKLPMSPPSSAS